Sequence from the Miscanthus floridulus cultivar M001 chromosome 16, ASM1932011v1, whole genome shotgun sequence genome:
TGTATGCCCTCCTCTGAAGTGTTAGACTTTCTGAGAAAGCATCCTTTGATAATTGATAGTGCAAACTTTTTTCGACAGAAAAGAGAATAATAGTTCGACAGCAATGTGGGCATTCGAAATCCAAACATATATTAATCTGAATATCACACTTTAAATGGATAGAAAAGAAAGATAGTTCACTCAAGATTCTTACTCATAATTTTTAACTTTACTGGTTTTTTTTAGTTGTATGCTTTTATCCGTGACTATGATAGCTTTAGGGGGATGTTCCTGTACAGTTCTTGGTAGAACTAGTATCTATGTTGTCATAGTCAGAAAGGCCCCCATCAAATAAATTGCGCAAATGCATAATTATCACAATAATGGCACAATTGATGCCACAATGGGCAGAGCAATGATATGTTAGTTCCAACAATTCAAGAGCATACATAGTAGTAGCTAGTTTCTAAAGCAAAAGAAAAGGCACAAACTTGACAGCTCCACAGAATGGGCTTGGGGCGATTTTCTGATGAAAGTTAGGTATAATTGCCTTGCCAAAAGAACATTCCAAAGGCTTACAATCGACTGCTTTTCATTTTGCACTGAGAAATATGGCTTGTACATTTTGCTTGTGAGAGGGACAACCCTTGCCCATGCTGGGAAAACATTTAAATGCCTAACAATTGACTGAACATAACAGATGAGATATCTTTAGCTATTTCTGTGCATTCGGAAGGAGAAAGATCTCATCCAAACAACAATGCTAGCCTGCTAGGAGAGATCCCACACACTACACTCAGGCCAGGCAGTGGCCTAATTCAATAGAGTTGGTTGAGAGCAAATAAAAATGAAAGGGACAAGAAAACCCTCCCTCTAAGGTAGTTAGAAGAGAAGACCCCTCTCAGTGTCAGGTCCCTCTCCAACAAACTATATATGTGTATTTGCATGTCAATCAGTCTCACATATCTGCGGTGCAGTGGTCTTCAATTAATGGCCATACCCAACCACCAATTGATGCAGCTAGCAACAGAACCCATTGCTATTGGATAGCACTTACAACTTTTTCAGTGAAGTACACTAAGTTCCATACAGAAAATGATGTTTTAGATGGCCACAGGATATACATCATATATGAACTTGAAATGAATTCCCTTTGTTCTCTATCAACTAGACATGAATCACTGATATATTGCCAATGTTCCAATATTCATAATATAGCAGCTATGAAGAAGTAGAAGGTTGCCTTGATTACATAAAAATCTAAGCTTACAGGCACAGCAGTTGGGAAACATACAACTGTAAAATGCTATTGCATAAAAGAATGCTAGCAACAAGAATAAAAATAGAAATGGCATCAGAATCTTTCAGTAACCATTTTGCCATAGAACGCAGGTATAGGTAATAGCAAGTAGGGTCCACAGAAGTACAGAAGCTTGATAGGAAATAAAATGCACCCCAGGGCCCCCAAAGAGCATATCCATGATATCCATATAAAGCCAAGCAAAGGAAAGGAGGCACACATGCAACGGGTCCTCTTTATGGCAAGATGAATGAGATGTCCCGGGGTACGTAGTGGCAGGGGCAGTGATGAGTGATACCAAGCACTGATGAGTCTATCCATGGAGCAGTGGAAAAAGCATGCCCAATCCTGTCGAAAAAACCCATTTGCCCATTGGAAAATTGGTCACACCAAAGTTTCATGTACGTCTGATCCAGAGCTATCCATGCATCACAAGAACCGAATATGTAGCATGTGACTGGATTCTGGTTCTGCTGCATAGCCCAGATGCATCCCTAGCATCAAGCTACCGTCTTTTCAAGGCTGCAGCTTTTGAGTTGCTGCATATTCATACATCAATCAGTCAaaatcttctcatctttcttcagtCTCCTTTTTCTCTGCCATGGCACACATCCAATTGGTCTTCGTGATAACTCTATTCTATTGATCAAATCGATCTTGGGCAGATTTTAACTCACATGTTGATGCTTTTTCTTCACTGTTGTTGCAGTAATGTGGTGAACGAGTATGTGGGAGCAATGAGGCAGCTTGCATGTGAGATCCTGGACCTGTTAGGAGAGGGGCTAGGGCTCAAGGACCCCAGATCCTTCAGCAAGCTCATCACTGACACAGACAGCGACTCACTCCTGAGGATCAACCACTACCCTCCAGCATGCACCATTCAGAAGCTTGACCATGAGAACCAATGCAAGATGAAGAGCAGTTTCAGAATCAAGACTGGCAATGGTGTGAACCAGTCGGCAGGTGCACGGATCGGATTTGGGGAGCATTCCGACCCACAGATTCTTAGCTTGCTCCGATCAAACGATGTTGATGGCCTTCAGGTGCTTCTGAACTGCGACGGCAGGGAGGTGTGGGTTCAGGTGCCAGCCGATCCATCAGCATTCTTTGTCAATGTTGGTGATCTCCTCCAGGTAAAGGCATCGGTTTACCTGAAAATAAACAGCACTAGTAGATTAAGTAAATGAAAATTCCTTCTATGAGCTACTTAGAAATTAAATTAGCTGACTCTTAAGTCTAAAACAAGCAAAGAGGCTAGGCACAACTCAGCACCCCCACCATTAGTACTCGCATATGAAATTGCATTATGCAGCTCCCGTCTGTGCATCATAGAAATAGATTCTTCACTTACTAAAAACATGAAAAAGAAATGTATCTGTATTTGATTCGAACTCTAAATAGACACCAGGTTAGCTATTGCTCCTTTTGTGAAAAGATGGGTCGGCACTGATATTTTTTGGACACATCGCTTGCACTGCATCAAGTACATCGTACCAACTGACAAGAATTTCTGTTTTTGTCTTGTTAGTTGTTACTACATCTGAATCTAACAATAACCAGATATTAATCCATAGTGCAACAATACAATATTATGTCTCTCGTACTTGGTTTGTATTCATCTCTCTTTTCCCTTTCTTGTTCCCAGGCTTTGACAAATGGGAAGGTGATAAGTGTCCGACACAGGGTAATTGCAAGCTCCTGCAGGGCAAGGCTGTCCACAATCTACTTCGCTGCGCCGTCACTGCATGCACGAATTTTGGCCCTCCCAGAGACAGTCACAGCCAACTCACCCCGCCAGTACCGGCCCTTCACCTGGGCCGAGTACAAGAAGACAATGTACTCCCTCCGCCTGAGCCACAGCCGCCTCAACCTCTTCCACATCGACCATGATGACCACAGCAATGTCGGCAAAGGAGAACAAGAATAGGGAGCACTTGCTGAACTGCAGGCAGAGTTTATGGTGGGGACTAGGTAGGTAGAATTGTCCCCAAAATTTTGGCTCTCTGGCTTCCACAGCCAGATATCTAGTATTATGATGGTGTAGGGTTGTGAGTCTGCCAATGTGTAATAGTATTTAGCATTGTACAGAAGTCCTTGTTGTATGGTACTGATGTACTATTATTGCCTGTTTTAGCAGTTTGTTGTCTCCACCTAACTTTTATTTACTCTCCCCCTTTTCTAGTGTTGCCTTCGCTTAAAGAAACCTCTTCCTTGCACAAAAGTGAGACCTAACTCAGACTCCTCCTGACAATTTTGATACAGTATCCTTTTTTAAGAAATCTAAAATTAAAGGCTAAAAGGACTTCAAATGTCACATATGCTACAAGAGTTCAAGGAAGTGATAGAATGTTCCAGTAATTAAGTCTGCAAACCCATTCCATCACAAACTATTCCCCACTCTTTATCACCTTCATAGTGCAAATATTGACCCAAATTGAAATATACTAATACTATCTATATGAATAATAAGTACATCTttcctcgaacacgcaggagagttgtgtatcattatattaagaagaaaaggaAAGCAGATTGACTCCATACAAAAATCCACTCACTCGTGCCTCACACCTTTGCAGTGAGTTACCAACCCGACCACATCCTAGAGCCTTCCAGGGCGCTTGCCTCCAACTGGCTCAAGGGTAGCATTATTTAACTGAATGGACataacaagacataaggacataATTCAGTTTCAAATCATAGGTAGTGAATAAAAATTAAGTTAATTTTGGTTAACTGCCAATCTTCATGACATCAGAATCAAAGTAAATTACCACATGTGGATTCAACAAAAGAATAAGCCAATGTGTGGAGGATAATGGTAAAGGGGGCATATATCACAATACATCCTGAAACGGGGTTTATGGTGATCGATTTACAAAAGAATGGCCTATTTCGATGATATTTCAACCCAAGTTGGTTTTGATGTCCTCGACTGTCCATATTAAATGATAAGAGAACAAAAAAGCATGATTTGAGCAAATTAATGTATTGGCCCCTCTCATATATAGTCACACACCTACAGTCTTTCACACTGTTATACAGTGTGAACCTCTCTGATTGGGGTCTTTCACACTGTTATACAGTGTGAATCTCTCTGATTGAGAATCAATACCTTAAATTGTATGCGATGGCAAGAATAGATAGAGACTCAGTGATTTTACCTAAGGATGTCGAATTTAGCTGCATGGCTTCTTTCCAAAAAAACAAACAGATAGATAGATAAATTGGCTGCACGGAGTGAGTATGCCTCAACTATTATTTTGGGAGAGGTATTAGGCAGCCCTCGAGCAGCTCAAGGTCCTATTTGGAACCTAGAATGGCAGTTCCGTGTTTGTTACTACAGCATAAACAGTAAGAGCCCTGCCAAGATAGTTTTCTGATTGATTCTCCATGCAGGATGCCATCGTCATAGCTGCATGAGCCATGATTGCAGTTGACCAATGCATTTATAGCTGTTCAAGACAGCTCTAATCGCCGCATATTCATGCAATCTATTTTAAGAAATAAGGTATAGTGATCAGTAACAAGAAAAAAAACTTGAAAGGTATTTCTGATAATGGCATATACATGTCAAAATGGAGTAAACTGAGATTCAACATCATGATAACACAGAATTAAAAGGGGTTGACTCTTGTTAGAACAGACATGTTCTGGTGGATTTTTTTGAGAACATGTGAGACCTCAAAGAAAAAATAGGCCTATGGTATAAATATATGCTGCCAAACAGATGACAAAAGGTCTCCATAGCGAATTGTAAATATTGACTGCACTGGTTGCGTGCAAGACTGCAATGAAAAAGCATAGACTAACTGTATAAATTACAATCACCAGGTGAACAAAATTTCAGTACTTCTAATCATGCTTTATGAGTATTTTGATGCTGatggaaaaaagaagaagatattTGTGTTTTGAATGTAGTAGGTATTAAGTTGCTTGAAGTCAGAAGGTCAGCTGAACACTAGAATTTAATGAAGAAATAAGATGTCGATTAGCATCTGCATTCCAACTGGATCCCTGAATACTTCCAGGCTTCCAGCTCTAGCAATCATAAGACATCAGCCGAATTGCTTAAATTGTTTGCACTTATGATAGAATCTGGAAATATCAGTTCAAGGACATGTAAGCAAGGTTTGCACATGGGAAATAATAGATTGATTATGAGGGTGCAATATGCACGCATGTATGAGTCTATGACTTATGGGAACAGAACCAATCAATGGAGATCTTGCCTATGAGTCTATGACTAATCACACAATGTGAAGGGGCTCAAGGCCTGGTGCGGCATGTCACATGTCAGCCCCAAATGGCCAGCCGAACTAGGGCACTGACCATCTGTCTAACAGATTAGGTTTTTAAGCAACTAAGTGAACAAATAGATGTTAACACTTTTTATTCATGCTTTAACTTCATCACCTACAAATCCTCTAGCTTCTGCGATTCCATTTCTGGATTAGATGTTACATGGTAGCATGGTGCCTGAAAGAGCATGCGGAAAGGTAATGAGATATTCCATGATACGCCTATATGAACAATCCATACACTAGACTAGGGGTAGAGCAGTACTTGAGATGCTCAGTTTAATGTATTTGATTGGACAAAATAGCTTCTAATCGAGAACGCATTTAAGTAGCTACGAGAGCCTAGATTAGTCAATTCCATTCATGTGGTATGTGAGCTTGATTCTTCAAAATTACATCCAGAAGATCAGAGAATGGTATGTGAACGGTAAGCGAATCTGCATTGAAGGATGGCACAGAAGGGAAAACGCCAAAAGGTTGGCAGTTGAAAAACATCGGCAAACTTCctaccagttttttttttttgaaagatccatATCAAATCGACATGGCCCCATGGATAACCCTATAATTCCAGGCACTTGGTCTAACGCAAGCTCACTTTACTCAGAGAGCTGAATGAACAATAGAAAATTTCGCACTAAAAAGTTCGTAAATTGAAAGCCGAACGATTTGTGCGCAAACAAAATGTAGCAAAAATACCAATTTCTCACCCAACCCGTCTACTCTCACGGAGACAAGAAAAGAGTCTATACGCATAACTTTTGACTAGTAATTCCCCATCCTTACCTGATCCCCGGGCTTGAGGTTGCAGGCACGCATAATGCAGTTAGCGAGGGAAAACGCCGAGCTTTCCTGAGTCCTGATGATGCCGGCACACCGGGACTGGCAAGGGTGCTACCGGCGGCGGCACAAAGACCTAACGGAGCAAGCATCTGGTCCCAGCACATCAGCTCGGAGGACTCGCCGCCGCTGAACCTCAGCAGATCCGCCCGCCGTCGCATTCGGCGGCGACTCCTCGGCGGCCAGCTGGGAATGGGAAAGGCTTGGGCCGAATCTTTCACACAAAGTCCAGACGTTAACGGCCCACAGCTCTGCCAGCTTGGCCCATTAATTCCAGataattcatttttcttttgtggtagttttttttttttttggcctaaACTAGATTCAACACGACCTTCGACTTATTATACAACACCTGTACTATGTTCTCATTTGTGTGtgtatataatatatataatgcCATATTTTTAATATTTTGTAATCTTGTATTAAATATTTCAGCCCTTAAATGATTTAAATGAAAAAAATTTAACTATAAAAGTTTTTATCTTCTTGAGGTCTACCATTTTAATGTAGGTGTGTATCCATCTGAACagtttgaaaaattaaaatttttgAATATCAATATCTAAGATTTTTAAACAAATATATGAGACTTTAAATGTCTTCAAATCAAAAACTTGTAAACTGCAAAATTGTAGATTTCATTGACAACTACAAGTTTGATATAGATCATATCATGTCGAATGTCATTTGAAATTTCTAAATTTTGAAATTTCAAAATCTTAGAaattaaaatgaatatttagaaATATAATTTACTTCAAATCAAAATTTGTTAAATATGAGGTTATTGATCGTATTGGGAACTACAACTTAGGTTGTTTAAAAATTCtaattctaaaatttaaaatttgagagCTAAAAATAATTTTTGGGACTCTAATAAAAaattatcaactataaagttatgGATTATGTCAAGCTTTACAGTTTttgtataaagtttgtcttcatctgagttgttatgaaaagttatgaatttCTTAGACAACTGTTTTTACAGATGGACCCTTGAAAATTAGAATAGTTATGATTTTTTAGACAATTATTTTTAAAGGGACGGGGCCTTAGAATGGCCGCCTCTATTAATCTATTTCTAGAAGTGGACCTTTAGAATGCTCACCTCTGTTAATAGTCGGTTAACAGAGACGGGCTATTAATAGTCAATTAACATAGGCGGTCTCCTTAGGTGCATGCCTCCGTAAATGATTAACAGAGACGTAAATGATTAACAGAGACGTGAGTTTTGTTGAAGCTTGTCTGACCattttgaaagtgcatctagccctttagtgggttttggatgattgtatgacaacgtgattaaaggactaacccgtttgctaagtgtggacaggtaataggttatctcacaggtacttagtgaaagccaaaatgatgtgttgttgcataaacaatctagttcaagcataagacaacaatgcaaataaaattcatgtgaaggcttatttattgtgggatttccatgtactatgtgaaagcaagctcgtgattattagttaatgagacatgagggattgcatatggaatggtctcatatttgaagcttgctaaattaaaatgaaaaagataacaatacatatgaatggatgatccaacaacaagatgtgacttgatggcttgagatggtgaagatagcaaggaaaggcttcgaggtactaagcaagggtgaagggcaagcgacggcttggcggccgaagaacttagctagggtgaagaagaaagtacttgcatttagttgaggtactaatcaagctaagatggtcatattgatgtgaagaatcaaatctataatgaagtatttgatgga
This genomic interval carries:
- the LOC136514395 gene encoding gibberellin 2-beta-dioxygenase 1-like, producing MVVPSTTPAVRQETPPPLPPPSHDGIGIPTVDLSAPGGRGALSQQVASACAEHGFFRAVNHGVPPGPAARLDAAARTFFALPPHDKQRAGPPSPLGYGCRTIGFNGDAGELEYLLLHANPAAVAHRARSIDTDNPSQFSNVVNEYVGAMRQLACEILDLLGEGLGLKDPRSFSKLITDTDSDSLLRINHYPPACTIQKLDHENQCKMKSSFRIKTGNGVNQSAGARIGFGEHSDPQILSLLRSNDVDGLQVLLNCDGREVWVQVPADPSAFFVNVGDLLQALTNGKVISVRHRVIASSCRARLSTIYFAAPSLHARILALPETVTANSPRQYRPFTWAEYKKTMYSLRLSHSRLNLFHIDHDDHSNVGKGEQE